CAGCGCCATCAATTACTGTGGCGATCGCATTTATATTTGGTGACTTCTCCCTCAGAAACTTTGTTGAAAACCGTGGAAGCAGCGCTCAAAGGGGGATTAACTCTGGTGCAGTACCGTGATAAAACCTCTGATGATACTGTGCGTGTGGAACAGGCGACAAAATTACGGCAACTATGCCATTCCTACGGCGCTTTGTTTATCGTTAATGACCGCGTGGATTTAGCTTTGGCGGTGGACGCAGATGGGGTACATTTGGGACAACAAGATATGCCCATTGCAATGGCCAGACAATTACTCGGACACCAGCGTTTGATCGGGCGTTCGACGACAAATGCGGAAGAAATGCAAAAAGCAATTGCTGAAGGTGCAGACTATATTGGTGTCGGCCCAGTTTATGAAACTCCCACGAAAGCAGATAAGCCAGCCGCCGGCTTAGAATATGTCCGCTACGCCGCCCAAAATAGCTCAATTCCTTGGTTTGCGATTGGCGGTATCGATGCGAATAATATCAACGATGTGATGGAGGCGGGAGCCGAACGTGTAGCGATGGTACGAGCTATTATCGAAGCGGAACAGCCGACATTGGTGACACAATATTTGGTTTCCCAGCTGCATCGCATCAAAGCATAACTTTAACTTAGCACTTGAAAATGTCTAATCAGATTAGCCTCCAGGTAAATGGGGAAAGTCGTAGTTGCTTGTCCCAAACCCCTTTACCAGATTTACTCGCACAATTGGGTTTTAATCCCCGTTTAATAGCGGTGGAGTATAACGGTGAGATTTTACACCGTCAATTTTGGTCACAAACAGAAATACAGCCAGGCGATCGCTTAGAAATAGTTACCATTGTCGGGGGTGGTTAATTCAACAAACCATTCGGGATAGGTTCAGAGAGATACAACGAACGATGAAGGGTTTTGCGTCTGGCTAATTCTTTCCCTTTGCGACCGAGTTTTTCACGTAAAGGCTGGTCATGACACAATCGTTTGAAAGCTTGAAAAACGTCATATCCAGATTTGGGATTCACCAAAAGACCATTTTCTTCATGACGAACTATATCAATCACCGAGCCTAAACGAGAAGCAATCACAGGCTTACCAAAGTAACTTGCTTCTAAATAGACAATGCCAAAACCTTGGATACAGGCTTGGGTATCTAACAAAGTTAACATAGCAAACATATCACAGGCTGCATAATAGCCAGCTAATTCGCCGTCAGGTACATATCCAGTCAAGTGTACCCGCTTGTCTACCCGCAAGCGCTGCGCTAAAGTTTTTAATGCCGATTCACATGGCCCTTGGCCGCAAAGTATATAGTGAACATCGACTCCAATAGTCAGCAGTAGTGGTAAATTCTCAATCACACGCTCGAAGCTTTTCTGCTTGACTAGCCTTCCTACGGAAAGAATCACAATTGCTGTTTCCGGAATATTGTAGGCTTCCCGCACGCGTTGACGTAAATTATCCAGATTACCTTGATTTTTTTCTACCCCGAATTTTTCTGGTCTGACTATGGGTTGAATCACATGGGTAGGGGTTTGTAAGCGAAAAGACTTGCGGAGATAATCTTGAGTGACGTAACTGTTGCAAATAATTCCTTCAGCCCGTGTCAGGGTCAATTTAAAGAGCGATCGCAAGATAGGATTGTGTACAGTCGCCAGAATATCACTACCATGCAGATGAATAAAAAAGCGGATGGGTAGAATATAGCTCAATAGCAACAACGCCGGAAACTCGTAGCCGTGACCCCACTCAATATAACGGTAGTGATAACGAAAATACAATTTAATAGCTAGGAAGAAAGAGCAAACCAAATCCAGCGCCGACTGTAAGAAACTCCCCAGAAAACCACCCAACCAGTATCGAGAATTGGGCCAGCGATATACAGGAAACTGTTGAGCCTGATCAAATACTTGAGCGCCAGCACAACCAGCCGCCAGAACCACTACCCGTTCCGGATCTTGAAGACAGCGATTATAGAGATATTCCCCAATAACAGCCTTTTTTGGCAGAAACAGATGGGATATTACCAGAATGTCAGGGGATGCTGTTTGATCTCTGATTTTTGTTGGCAGTTGTGAGATATTTTCCATGCTAATTTTGATAAGTTGAATTCAAATAATATGCAAGTCTTAATACTGGAATCCAGGTGCAGTATTTACTATTACTTGACTTTGATATCCCATGTTTTTT
This Nodularia sp. LEGE 06071 DNA region includes the following protein-coding sequences:
- a CDS encoding thiamine phosphate synthase, producing MSKSVEITSFNESPNRVVVMVEPHSQKAQIQQVVYRILDANLDRAREGLRIIEEWCRFGLNNAQLLGECKYLRQELAHWHTAELRAARDTPGDPGTELTHPQEEQRSSIKALLQANFCRVQEAMRVLEEYGKLYHPNMGKAFKQMRYRVYTLETSLMGYQRHQLLWRSHLYLVTSPSETLLKTVEAALKGGLTLVQYRDKTSDDTVRVEQATKLRQLCHSYGALFIVNDRVDLALAVDADGVHLGQQDMPIAMARQLLGHQRLIGRSTTNAEEMQKAIAEGADYIGVGPVYETPTKADKPAAGLEYVRYAAQNSSIPWFAIGGIDANNINDVMEAGAERVAMVRAIIEAEQPTLVTQYLVSQLHRIKA
- the thiS gene encoding sulfur carrier protein ThiS, whose product is MSNQISLQVNGESRSCLSQTPLPDLLAQLGFNPRLIAVEYNGEILHRQFWSQTEIQPGDRLEIVTIVGGG
- a CDS encoding glycosyltransferase family 4 protein is translated as MENISQLPTKIRDQTASPDILVISHLFLPKKAVIGEYLYNRCLQDPERVVVLAAGCAGAQVFDQAQQFPVYRWPNSRYWLGGFLGSFLQSALDLVCSFFLAIKLYFRYHYRYIEWGHGYEFPALLLLSYILPIRFFIHLHGSDILATVHNPILRSLFKLTLTRAEGIICNSYVTQDYLRKSFRLQTPTHVIQPIVRPEKFGVEKNQGNLDNLRQRVREAYNIPETAIVILSVGRLVKQKSFERVIENLPLLLTIGVDVHYILCGQGPCESALKTLAQRLRVDKRVHLTGYVPDGELAGYYAACDMFAMLTLLDTQACIQGFGIVYLEASYFGKPVIASRLGSVIDIVRHEENGLLVNPKSGYDVFQAFKRLCHDQPLREKLGRKGKELARRKTLHRSLYLSEPIPNGLLN